The following proteins are encoded in a genomic region of Silene latifolia isolate original U9 population unplaced genomic scaffold, ASM4854445v1 scaffold_79, whole genome shotgun sequence:
- the LOC141640376 gene encoding uncharacterized protein LOC141640376: MFNDTLTDYTIKLGYGWLVDEGMDVSWHAWTSNRLIVPKHGFIIWLLAHRRLLTQDRLVRMGIIHLNCCYLCGDDKESLEHLFFQCSFSRRCLAFLSDWLQLQLPDKNFLSWWVQLRCRSLQQKQALAAVLAAAVYFIWWCRNKCRTEELVPMPIVVMKRCKKDIQMRLSSCRHLSKFSKTNAWFNKICSN, translated from the coding sequence ATGTTCAATGATACTCTTACTGATTATACTATCAAGCTTGGATATGGCTGGCTTGTTGATGAGGGGATGGATGTCTCTTGGCATGCTTGGACTTCCAACAGGCTGATTGTCCCAAAGCATGGTTTTATTATATGGTTACTGGCTCATAGACGACTCTTAACACAAGATAGATTGGTTAGAATGGGGATCATTCACCTGAATTGCTGCTACCTTTGTGGTGATGACAAAGAAAGTTTGGAGCATTTGTTTTTCCAATGCTCCTTCAGTAGAAGATGCTTGGCTTTTCTATCTGATTGGCTTCAGTTGCAGCTCCCAGATAAGAACTTTTTGTCATGGTGGGTGCAACTGAGGTGCAGATCTCTCCAACAGAAACAAGCGCTTGCTGCTGTGTTGGCTGCAGCAGTGTATTTCATTTGGTGGTGCAGGAACAAATGTCGAACTGAAGAGCTAGTTCCTATGCCAATAGTGGTGATGAAGAGATGCAAGAAGGATATTCAGATGAGACTAAGCAGTTGTAGGCATTTGTCTAAATTCTCAAAAACAAATGCTTGGTTTAACAAAATTTGTAGTAACTAA
- the LOC141640377 gene encoding uncharacterized protein LOC141640377, with the protein MTISRSVSAGKRGLRRIQADNETKIRGSNWIKVKNVVCDSWAICTNSSYHKRGRIWLIWQPSQVVVNVQHVTAQLIHAKVFDKTRDCQFWFTLVYGFNKDKDRESLWESLITLGKRVDNDCHRDLTELKTIGSFFTWNNKHENGSKVYSKIDRVLVNADWLNDFPDCFANFLPEWLFDHCPCVIYFQEERERKGSPFKYFNMWSLVDDFLRVVETHWKKTVNGNPMFQVTQKLKTLKHSLKQLDRHNFSDIENITHVTEVALEGFQKQLRLDPLNQEICNTEYACSQELRVLKTSCTQYLQQKSKEN; encoded by the exons ATGACAATATCTAGGAGTGTGAGTGCTGGAAAACGTGGTTTGAGAAGGATTCAAGCTGATAATG AAACTAAAATTAGAGGTAGTAATTGGATAAAAGTTAAAAACGTTGTTTGTGATTCCTGGGCTATTTGCACTAACAGTAGCTACCACAAAAGGGGTAGGATCTGGTTAATTTGGCAGCCTTCTCAGGTTGTGGTTAATGTGCAGCATGTCACAGCTCAATTAATACATGCTAAGGTGTTTGATAAAACTAGGGACTGCCAGTTCTGGTTTACCCTTGTCTATGGCTTTAATAAGGATAAGGATAGGGAGAGTCTTTGGGAGTCCTTAATCACACTTGGGAAAAGAGTAGACA ATGACTGTCACCGTGACTTAACTGAATTGAAGACTATTGGATCTTTTTTTACATGGAACAATAAGCATGAAAATGGGTCCAAAGTCTATAGCAAAATTGATAGAGTTTTGGTAAATGCTGACTGGTTGAATGATTTCCCTGACTGTTTTGCCAATTTTCTCCCTGAATGGCTTTTTGATCACTGCCCATGTGTGATCTACTTCCAGGAAGAAAGAGAGAGGAAGGGTAGTCCTTTCAAGTACTTCAATATGTGGTCTCTGGTGGATGACTTTCTTAGGGTGGTTGAGACACATTGGAAGAAAACTGTGAATGGGAACCCTATGTTTCAGGTTACTCAGAAACTAAAAACCTTGAAACATAGCTTAAAGCAACTGGATAGGCATAACTTCAGTGACATTGAGAATATCACCCATGTGACTGAAGTTGCTCTTGAGGGGTTTCAGAAACAGCTTAGACTTGATCCTTTGAATCAGGAAATTTGTAATACTGAATATGCTTGTTCACAGGAACTGAGAGTTCTTAAAACTTCTTGTACTCAATAcctccaacaaaaatcaaaggaAAATTAG